The Elaeis guineensis isolate ETL-2024a chromosome 3, EG11, whole genome shotgun sequence region GAGGGATAGCAAAAAAAGAGGTGAACCAGTCAAGTAGTTAATCTCAATTCCATTGAAAGAAAATGATCCAACAAAGACTGTTCAAATTGGGTTACTTCTACCTGAGTCGGTGCAAAAGCCACTATTCAATTTATTGAGGAGCAATGCCGATGTCTTCGCTTGGTTAGTGGCTGACATGCCTAGGATTTCTCCAAAAGTAATAACTCATCGGTTGAatattaatccaaatttcaaaCCGATGAGGCAAAAGAAGAGAAGTTTTACCCCTAAGAGGCAAAGAGCCATCGACCAAGAAGTAGACAAGTTTCTTACAGCCGACTTCATCATGGAAGCCTACTATTTGGATTGGTTGGCTAATTTCGTGATGGTGAAAAAagttaataaaaaatgatgaatctgcatcgactataccaatCTAAATGAAGCATGTTCAAAAGATAGCTTTTTTCTACCAAAGATTAATCAACTAGTCGATGCAACATTGGGACACAAatttttgagctttatggatgccttctcaAGATACGATTAGATCCGAATGATGCCCGAAGATAAAGAGAATACTGTTTTCACAAAATGATGCCGTTCGACTTAAAGAATGTCGGAGCAACTGACCAACGACTGGTCAATAAAGTATTTAAACAATAAATCGGGTGGAACATTAAAGTCTCCATTGACGACATGCTTATGAAAAGTGCCAAGACCCATGATCATGTCCAAGACTTGGAGGAAGCCTTCAGCACACTTCGGTGACAccagatgaagctaaatccgactaaATATACTTTCGATGTAACAGCCGAAAAGTTTCTCAGTTTTTTCATAGCAAAATAGAGAATCAAAGCTAACCCAGAGAAGATAAAGGTCATTCTTGATATGAAGCTTCCCAGCTCCAAAAAAGAGATACAGCAGCTAAATGGAAGAATCACTGTACTTAGCcgattcatctcaaggtcggcagAAAGATATCTACCCTTCTTCAAGACCTTGCAGCAAACGAAGGACTCTATTTGATTGGACAAATGCCAATAGGCCTTTGAAGGCCTGAAAAAGTACTTGGCATCTCCTCTGCTACTTACAAAATCGAAGAAGGGAGAAGTGTTGTATCTCTATCTGACAACTTCTTCAAAAGCAGTAAGCTTGATCCTGATTAGAGAAGATAAAAATTGAGTTCAACGATCTATTTATTgtaccagcaaagtactccatgATGCTGAGCTCTGATGCTCAAAGGTGAAAAAGATAGTCTACTCTGTAATGATATCAATCCAATGACTTTAACCATACTTTCAAGTATACTTAGTGGTCATTTTAACAGACCAACCTTTGAAAGAAATCTTacatcgatcagatacctccgatCGGATGGTGAAGTGGATGATCAAACTTAGCAAATTTGATATACAGTATCGTCCGTGATCGTCAATGAAGGCTCAAGTCTTGGCTGACTTTATCGTTGAGTACACTTGACTGATGATAAGTATGATAATAGATCTGAGCAAAGTGAAGGTTCAGAGATCGAACCAGAATCGATTTGGGTGTTGTatgttgatggagcatccaactctCAAAGAAGTGGAGCTGGTCTCATGCTCACCAACTCCGAAGGGACTGTGATCGAATACGCCCTTTGGTTCAACTGTAAAGTCTCAAATAATCAAGCCAAATATGAAGCCTTGTTGGTCAGCTTAAAGATGGTAAAAGAGCTTGATGTGGCCaacttgaaggtcttcaccgacttgTAGTTGATCATGGACAAGTTGAGGGCAGATTTGAGGCCCGTTATCCGATCATggtgaagtaccttcagaaggtgaggGATCTCACTCAAACTTTCAagaattttgagatctctcacatccCTAGAATTGAAAATATGCATGCCAATATACTTTCTCAACTGGTGACTACTTCTAATTTATTCGGTTGAATGTTTATCAAATATCTTGAACAGTCGAGCATCGACAAAGTCGACAAAGTACAGCAAATAAACAACGAGACAAGCTAGATGGATCTGATCATTCAATATTTGACCGACGAAACtctacctagagattcatcagaAGCCAAATGATTGAGATGGATGGCTTCACAATATGTGTTGACGAACAGACAACTCTATAAGAGGTTATTTTCTCTTCCATTGCTCAAGTATTTGAGACCAACCGAAGCAGATTATGCTCTCTGAGAAATTCATAAAagaatttatgaaaatcacttggggggtaaATCAAAGTCTTACGACAAGGGTACTACTGacccaccatgaagaaggatgtaGTCGAGCTAGTTTGAAAGTACAGAGCATGTCAGAAGTATACCAACCTTCAACATCAATCGATCAGCTAGTTAACGTCAATCATTGTACCATGATCCTTCGCacaatggagaatcgacatactcgacTCTTTTTCTCTGACAACtggttagaaaaaatttttgatcgttgccatggattacttcaccaaatgggtagaGGTCGAACCCTTAACACAAATtactgagaaaaaaattaaaaattttattcaaaagtcCATCATATATCGATTCAGATTATCACATACCATCATCATcgataatgatcgataatttgacaatcagAAGTTCAAATAGTTTTGTATAAAATTTTACATCACTCACAAATTCATCTCAGTCGGTCATCCACAATCAAATGGAGAAGAGAAAGTGACAAATCGAATGATTCTATATGGTCTCAAGACCAGATTAAATGAAGCCAAATTTCTATGGGTAAAAGAACTACATtcgatcttatgggcatatcgaataACTCCTCATATCCCAATGAGAGAATCACCATTCAATCTTGCCTACGAATGGAAGCGATGATCCCATTGGAGATCGGGCTCCCTTCGATGAGAGTCGAACAATATGTAGAATCAAGTAATTTCGAATGTCAAAGAGCCGACTTAGTTCTACTCCTGAAGACTTGGCAACAAGCTCGATCAGATAAAGATGGCTGCATACTGACAAAGGATAGCACGATACTACAACACAAGGATCAAATCGAAGGTCTTTCATCCTTGAGACTTGGTCCTAAGTAGAGGTCTCAAAACCCATAGATCAAGGCAAGCTCTCTTCTAATTGGGAAGGTCTATATAGAATAACTGAGACCCTACGCCCAAGCGCATATCGGCTAGAGAACCTTGACGGGAAACCATCCTTCGAATATAAAATACTGACAATTTATGTATGAATTATCAGTAGAAATGTCTTtaacaaatatttgaaataacATGTTTGGTTTTCAATATTTTTGCTGAGTATTCGGTTATTTACAAGTTATCTACCAACTGGACTCCGATCATGGTCAAAACATGCCGACTTTGATTAGTAAAAAATATACTGACTCCGATCGATCAAACACTGACTTCGATCAGTCAAATCCTGACTTTGAtttgttaaaaatattttgacaatGATCGGATCAAAATATACTAACCTGACTCCGATCGATTGAAGGATATtcgattaaaatttatttatcaattatgTAAAGTAAATCGATTAATATCCAGTTACATAAATTATGTCCGAAGTTTAGTTGGTGAATGTCTGACTAAAaggtaaatatttttatcaatatattatcgattaatattcaatcaaaataatatatatatatatatattcaacagCCAGCTCTACTTTGGCAGATGCTGGTGTGACTTCTTCAGTGAGTGGCGCAGCTTCTTTGATAGTCAATACTGTCCTTACTGCCCTCTTTTTCGAAGTCGGGATGACGATGCTACTCAAATCCAAGTCCAGATACAGTGCGGCAATGGCATCTCTGCAATCTTCATATCTGACCTAGTAGGCCTCATCGCTGCCCTCAAGGACTTCTTGTTTGAAATCTTCAGACTGTTTGTAATCCTCGATGGCCAGACTAAGAGCCTCCTTAGCAGTCTTTGCCACTTTTTTTGCAGTAGTTGACCCAGCATCAGTCAATGCTAGCTGTGTTTCGGCCGTCCAGTGCTACTCCTGCATAAGTTCCAACTCACGGAAGTAGTCGTCGCATTCCCCCCATAGATGGTTAATTACATTCTTCTCCTAGATTTGGGCCTTTTGGGACTTGATAAATTGCTGAACCGATTCCAACTCGACCCGAGCCAACTCCAACTCGACTTTCATATGGAAAATCTCTTTCTGATACTTCTCTTCCCACTCCATTGCCGCTTGAAGACATCCTATGGCAACAGCTTTGTCGGTGTTTGTGGCTACAACCTTCTCAGACTATATCCAACAGAGATCTGTGGTCACCCAATATCCTCTCACTAATGCCGACATGTCGTGCACTAgctaaaaagaggaagaaaatattttagaaaaagcaAATAGAAGAAAGGCAAGCGAAAAATGGAATACCGAGTTACACTGAGGATTGTCAGATAAAATGATGAGAACAAATTGGACACAGTCCGACTCCTATTTTTTCGGTCTACCGAAAGGAGTGCGACCTCTAGGAGCTTTTTGGCCAGTTTCTGATCATCTAAGGCCGATCCTCCAGTGGATATCCGAATGTCGTTAATGCTCCTGAAGCCTTCCAGAGCATCATCGCCAATTGCACCATTTGAAATTTGTGGCACTTTTCCACGATCTTGGATGGATGGCTGACCGACTGGCACCACCATCCAGTCGAGAGTCAAAGATCACCGAGGTGATGATGGCATCCGAGATACCATCAATGTCACACTGACTGGTGGTGCTCCACTGGTTGGTGATGGTTCGACGATCGTCACATTGTCTTGAGCGCCCAAAGGAGTTTCAACTATTGGTGAAACTTTTGGGGCCGGCAGTGCAACGACAGGGTCTTCGCAAGCTTCTGAAGTTCCCACTGAAGGTGTGTCGTGTGGGCCTTTTTCAGACCTTGAGATGGATCCATACTAGCAGGCCTCTTCCCTATGGCGCTCCATCGAATCTTATCCACCGACGGTCTCATGCCAACAAAAAAGATGATAATGACTTAGCTGTAAAGTTTTGAagtcaagtaaaaaaaaaagctGAAGCACATTATGCTATACCTATGGAAGGTGTTGAACTAAATCCGACGTCGTATAGGTTATGCTCCTTCAATAGCTTCTATTGAGGAGGGACTTCCATATCTTTCAGATGCAGGAAGCCTTTCTGATTGATGATATTGACTCAGTTGTTATCATTCAGACCCAATCTAGGTGCACCCCAAGAAGATGGAAAATCctaagccaaagaagaagaaataaaaaagaactaATTCTTCCATCCGTGGATGAAAAAAAGAAGGTCAGATACAAGATGCAGATCCTGTCTCAGACCAAAGAACCACCAACATTTGGCCTTGAGGTGTGGGTGAAGAACGAAGAAAACATGAAAGAGAGATGGTTTGGGATTGGTTGGAATCATGTGACACAACAAAACAAAGTTGATAATAAGCCGAATGGAGTTTAGGGCTAGCTAGACATGACAGATCCTATAATAATTAAGAAAATTCTAAACATACTCTAGAATCAAGAAGTGAAGAACGGTCCAAAGATCCTCTACATAGATTGCTAACTGGCCTAGAAGAGAAAAATTCATCCGACCATCTGAACCAGATGCATAAAGCTGAAATTACTCTGAGATGCGATATTGTTCCTGGAGTCGAAGAGCATTGAATTCGGACAAGGAAGAAACTTCCACATCTGGATCCGAAAGAGAATCGTCAACCAGATTATCCGGTTAATTATTTGAGAGGGTTCATCTTCCCTAACTTTATCCTTGCCCTTTCTACTGCTACTAGCCATGAATAATGGTGGAAAAAATCAACAAAGAAGCAACAAAGGAAATAAGGAAAAGAAACAACGAAGGGAAGGAAAGGGGAAGGCCAACCTAGACACAAAGGATTCCGGtgatgtgaagaagaaagatgattcCCCCTTCCCTGAAGCTTTCGACAGCCATGAGAAAACTCTCAGTTGTAGAATGATTGCAAATAAAGTTGTAACAGAAGACCCAAAAGGAAGAAAGCAGCCTTATATATATAGAACCCATCGACGGCTGGGATAAGCTTGTTCAAATCAAGATTGTCTCAGATTCTGACACATGGTAACATCTGGAACAACCATCGTTCAGACCTTTCAATATACCTACCGCCTGATCGAAATACGTCGGCACTATCTGCATGAATAGTCAAGGACCAACAATCGTCAAACACATGGCAGTCCTTGGTAGATCAAAGTCAAATCAGTTAGATCGTTCCACTGTCTGGCTGACTGTATCATTAATAACCATCTTCTCAATTCAACAACCTAATGATGATCACATGATCATCGAAATGACAAAACGGTCGGAGACTGTATGATCATCGAAGTGATAAAATGGCCAAAAATACTGTTTTCGAGAAAATCATTAATATTTGCAACCAAAAGGACCATGAAATCCAAGCACGAAATTATGATAAAAGATATGCGAAGTCCCTTCGTCCAATGCATTAAGTCATCTTGAACTTAAGAGTGAAGGGCAACTGTTAGGACAACTAACTCTACTACTCTCAATTCACACTTAGCTCATGATGTCTCCCGATTTAACATCGGTACCCAACCCAGTATCAGTAGCCAATATCGACCGAATGGCTCAATCAGTCTCTGAATGTACCAATTGATCGAGGGAGCCCCACGATTCATCACACCGACAACCTCTTGACGATTCAGAAATCGAAGAATGATCGACTATCAATATGACACCCAGTCGGTATCTATCGTGCTATCAACGATACTATCAATGATTCCGACATGAAATGTGAGAAATCGATATTTGGTTGGTATATCAGCACCACCGACCACTGATCGGCATATGAGAGTTGCTGATCTCTGGTCGGCATATCGAAAACCATCAGCATAAAGAGCATGTAATGGCTACATAACATGATTATTAATGGGCATTAACCGTCCACCCCATGATTACATAGTGCCAGGACAAGCGGGACCCTACGTACCTAATTGTTACAAATGGTTACTGATAATTTGCCTATAAAAAGATGGTAAGGGAACAGCGACGATAAGCAAAATCATAGAGCTAAAACTCTATCGAGTTCTACTCTCAACTTTTTATCTGACTACTCTCTACTAACTTAAACATCGAGGGATCTTCGTCAGGCGAAATTTTGGCCAATGGACTTCGTTTTGCAGATAGCTCACATTTTGGCCAATGGACTTCGTTTTGCAGATAGCTCACAATCAGAGTTAGGCGCACACAGGGATTGGCCATAATTGGACCGCTTCCCCACTCCTCAGTGAGAGTGGGAAGAAGGGTATACACAGGCCTACTCTCAAATAAAACCCATCATCTTTGAAGCCCTTATCATAATTCGTCTCCTACCAACAGTGAGACCAGCTCCCCTCTTCCCCATGGAGGGAAGAGGGAGATGCGAAAAGTCAAGCGTTTATACAACCCCAGTCATCCCCATTCCCATTCCTTTAAGAGAATGGAAGTCCAACTCCTCACTGCCCTTCAACAAGGAACGGGGAGGCCCTTGTTgggtttatatatacatgcatccaTGATCAACGAAGCTGTAAGCCCTTGATACCACAAATAAGCTCTCATAAAGCCTACATTCCCCCCTCTTCCCCTTCCATCATAAAAAAAAGATCTAAAAACTCTTGTAGGGGAGAAATGATGGAGGATAAAGATATACTGTTCTGCCTCCGCTATTATGATGACAATGACGAGCCTCTTCCGGGTGGGTTCATTGTGGATTTCGATTTGGTCAACAACTTTCGGATAGAGCAACCTCCAGGTAAGTGTAAATTCCATACAGAGGTAGCATTCACCCTACTATTCATTTGATTCGCATGCAAATGACTAAATTTTGGTCGATGTGGCTCCTGTAGACCTTCCCAATTCGGGAAAAGCGTACTGCTACGTAGTTTGCTGCTTCAAGCCGGAAGTGTCGGGCGGTCCATTCACACGTGATCGGCGCACCCTCGATGGGAGGGGCCACTGGAGATGTACTCATGGAGAAAGTCCCGTTCGTGGTGAGAATGGCCAGATTGTGGGGTACAAGCGGCGTTTCAAATTTCATC contains the following coding sequences:
- the LOC140856035 gene encoding uncharacterized protein, producing the protein MMEDKDILFCLRYYDDNDEPLPGGFIVDFDLVNNFRIEQPPDLPNSGKAYCYVVCCFKPEVSGGPFTRDRRTLDGRGHWRCTHGESPVRGENGQIVGYKRRFKFHRLEPGQHGRGGPTNWAMAEYTLKPNNSYDNKIAVCVLWKTREV